In Brachypodium distachyon strain Bd21 chromosome 2, Brachypodium_distachyon_v3.0, whole genome shotgun sequence, one genomic interval encodes:
- the LOC100834178 gene encoding NAC domain-containing protein 68, with protein MAMVKVESTAAEGSGRRDAEAELNLPPGFRFHPTDEELVVHYLCRRVAGQPQPVPIIAEVDLYKFNPWDLPERALFGRREWYFFTPRDRKYPNGSRPNRAAGSGYWKATGADKPVSPKGSGGRTVGIKKALVFYSGRAPRGVKTDWIMHEYRLAEADRSPAKKGCQKLDEWVLCRLYNKKNNWEKVKVEQHMAAVQRQNGEVMDAPIATDTMSDSFQTHDSEIDSASGLQLHGFRDMVQGQARDGIVTVKEDNDWFTDLNLDELQACYMNMQGQMVNPMAAATPGLDGNGYLQSMNSPHMRMWQTILPPF; from the exons ATGGCAATGGTGAAGGTGgagtcgacggcggcggaggggagcgggaggagggacgcggaggcggagctcaACCTGCCGCCGGGGTTCCGGTTCCACCCGACGGACGAGGAGCTCGTGGTGCACTACCTCTGCAGGAGGGTGGCGGGGCAGCCGCAGCCCGTGCCCATCATCGCCGAGGTCGATCTCTACAAGTTCAACCCCTGGGATCTGCCCG AGAGGGCGCTGTTCGGGCGCAGGGAGTGGTACTTCTTCACGCCGCGCGACCGCAAGTACCCCAACGGCTCGCGCCCCAaccgcgccgccggcagcgggTACTGGAAGGCCACGGGCGCAGACAAGCCGGTGTCGCCCAAggggagcggcggcaggaCGGTGGGCATCAAGAAGGCTCTCGTCTTCTACTCCGGCAGAGCGCCCAGGGGCGTCAAGACCGACTGGATCATGCACGAGTACCGCCTCGCCGAAGCCGACCGCTCGCCCGCTAAGAAGGGATGCCAAAAG TTGGATGAGTGGGTGCTGTGCCGCCTGtacaacaagaagaacaactgggagaaggtgaaggtggagcAGCACATGGCTGCTGTCCAGAGACAGAACGGGGAGGTCATGGACGCGCCGATCGCCACCGACACCATGTCCGACAGCTTCCAGACGCATGACTCGGAGATTGACAGCGCATCCGGGCTGCAGCTGCACGGCTTCAGGGACATGGTACAGGGGCAGGCGAGGGATGGCATCGTCACGGTGAAGGAGGACAACGACTGGTTCACGGACCTGAATCTGGACGAGCTGCAGGCTTGTTACATGAACATGCAGGGGCAGATGGTGAATCCCATGGCGGCAGCGACGCCTGGGCTG